A genomic region of Gemmata massiliana contains the following coding sequences:
- a CDS encoding BON domain-containing protein, with product MNTCPIMTSELIDALSSSPLGQLRRVRVTENESEVVLTGQVSSYYLKQMAQETVRNAVGVRRLLNRIEVCTAEAA from the coding sequence ATGAACACCTGCCCGATCATGACGTCCGAACTGATTGATGCCCTGTCCAGCAGCCCACTTGGTCAACTGCGCCGCGTGCGCGTGACCGAAAACGAGAGTGAAGTGGTTCTTACAGGCCAAGTGTCGAGCTACTACCTCAAACAAATGGCGCAGGAAACGGTCCGGAACGCTGTGGGCGTGCGGAGACTCCTGAACCGCATCGAAGTTTGCACCGCAGAAGCCGCCTAA
- a CDS encoding tetratricopeptide repeat protein, with translation MCTLLVTLFALSLVGTVRAQPKTEYPALKQRLQRGNFAEALAGYDELVKNEKLPLAFIGQAACYRAQGENLKALDALDAGLKAAPDNPDLLGHRADLLLALGKWDDATKDAEAAIKKDAKHFLARWVRARVLRDKGDLAAADTEMRWFVKAYSDAAAGEKEITDPEKLLIVAQAGIENATTHNKPDQFKFILTEVLRDALKADADCWQAEYLSGQLFLDKHNRADAANSFDAALKINPKAVEALVGKGLIALERMDFADAERQADSALKVNPKHPGALRLKADVRFAEADYPGAEKLLLAAKAINPRDESTLSRLAAIRYLTGDKAGYDALGKDVEAFDTKPAAFYLELGTIFTDTRQFVIAAECFEKASVLRPALPGPKAGLGLLLYMQGREPEARTALKAAMKADPFNVKADNALTVLDELAEYATTETTHFVIRFDKKNDKVLAAFLTDVLEETFAELVKQYGFTPPGKILVEVFARRQMFSGRIAMLPGLPGAVQGACTGPLIALPSPRADGGARAYNWAVVVRHELTHAFNLLQTGHRAPVWLTEGLAVRAENTKRFGQVALVLRERLAAGTAFDLDTISRAYKRFNQPADVMLAYYQGLLYVEYIAKAHGEEGIAKLLNAYKTDSDTAVALKAALGAEKVDFEAGYRKYIADVVKSAAPRRPDKSMTFAELEAAHKAKPDDLDLAARLAGEYLRRDKSEDAKKLAEAVRAKEKGHPGASIVAARLLRRAKDEAGAKAALEEAVAANPEDGRVLLEFGKLLFELKDYDKAAATFENGLKFAPGEADWLEQLVRVYDTAKKPDELARVLSERIVANPDDIALHIRLAKLHANANRPQLAESVARRALYIDVLNTEARDVLIAALDTQKKTAEIEALRKRYE, from the coding sequence ATGTGCACACTGCTCGTCACACTTTTCGCGCTGTCACTCGTCGGAACCGTCCGCGCTCAACCCAAAACGGAGTACCCCGCACTGAAGCAGCGGCTCCAGCGCGGGAACTTCGCGGAAGCACTGGCGGGGTACGACGAACTCGTGAAGAACGAGAAGTTACCGTTGGCGTTCATCGGTCAGGCCGCGTGTTACCGGGCGCAAGGCGAGAACTTGAAGGCACTCGATGCGCTCGATGCCGGGCTGAAGGCCGCGCCCGACAACCCCGACCTGCTCGGGCACCGGGCGGACCTGCTCCTCGCGCTCGGGAAATGGGATGACGCGACGAAAGACGCCGAAGCCGCCATCAAGAAGGACGCCAAACACTTCCTCGCGCGGTGGGTGCGTGCTCGTGTACTGCGTGATAAGGGCGATCTGGCGGCCGCGGACACCGAAATGCGCTGGTTTGTGAAGGCGTATTCCGATGCCGCGGCGGGCGAGAAGGAGATCACCGACCCCGAGAAGTTGCTCATCGTCGCGCAGGCGGGCATCGAGAACGCGACCACTCACAATAAACCGGATCAGTTCAAGTTCATCCTCACGGAAGTCCTGCGCGACGCGCTTAAGGCCGATGCGGACTGCTGGCAGGCCGAGTACCTCAGTGGTCAGTTATTTCTGGACAAACACAACCGCGCGGACGCGGCCAATTCGTTCGATGCCGCACTCAAGATCAACCCGAAGGCAGTGGAAGCTCTGGTCGGGAAGGGGCTGATCGCGTTGGAGCGAATGGACTTCGCCGACGCCGAGCGCCAGGCGGACAGCGCACTCAAAGTGAACCCCAAGCACCCCGGTGCGTTGAGATTGAAGGCCGATGTCCGTTTCGCCGAAGCGGACTACCCGGGCGCGGAGAAGCTCCTGCTCGCGGCCAAAGCGATCAACCCGCGCGACGAATCGACGCTCTCGCGCCTCGCGGCCATCCGGTACCTGACCGGCGATAAGGCCGGTTACGATGCGCTGGGTAAGGATGTCGAAGCATTCGATACGAAGCCCGCCGCGTTCTACCTGGAACTTGGCACCATCTTCACCGATACGCGCCAGTTCGTGATCGCAGCGGAGTGCTTTGAGAAAGCGAGTGTGCTGCGCCCGGCACTACCCGGCCCGAAGGCCGGGCTGGGGCTGCTGCTGTACATGCAGGGGCGCGAGCCGGAAGCGCGAACGGCGCTCAAGGCCGCGATGAAAGCCGATCCGTTCAACGTGAAGGCTGACAACGCGCTCACTGTACTAGACGAACTCGCCGAGTACGCGACCACCGAGACGACGCACTTCGTGATCCGCTTCGACAAAAAGAACGACAAAGTGCTGGCCGCGTTCCTCACGGATGTGCTGGAAGAGACGTTCGCGGAACTCGTGAAACAATACGGCTTCACCCCGCCGGGCAAGATACTCGTGGAGGTGTTCGCGCGGCGCCAGATGTTCAGCGGGCGCATCGCGATGTTGCCGGGGCTCCCGGGGGCCGTTCAGGGAGCCTGTACCGGCCCACTTATCGCGCTGCCCTCACCTCGAGCCGATGGCGGCGCGCGAGCGTACAACTGGGCCGTCGTTGTTCGGCACGAACTGACGCACGCATTCAATCTGCTCCAAACGGGGCACCGGGCGCCCGTCTGGTTAACAGAAGGTTTGGCCGTTCGCGCGGAAAATACCAAGCGCTTCGGTCAGGTCGCACTGGTTCTGCGCGAACGGCTCGCCGCGGGGACCGCGTTCGATCTCGACACTATCTCTCGCGCCTACAAGCGGTTCAACCAACCGGCCGACGTGATGCTCGCGTACTACCAGGGGCTCCTTTACGTCGAGTACATCGCAAAAGCGCACGGCGAAGAGGGCATCGCGAAGTTGCTTAATGCGTACAAGACCGACAGCGACACCGCAGTTGCGCTGAAGGCCGCGCTCGGGGCCGAGAAGGTGGATTTTGAAGCCGGGTACCGCAAGTACATCGCGGACGTGGTGAAGTCCGCGGCCCCGCGACGCCCGGACAAGTCGATGACCTTCGCCGAACTCGAAGCGGCGCACAAGGCGAAGCCTGACGACCTGGATTTGGCCGCGCGGCTCGCGGGGGAGTACCTCCGGCGCGACAAATCCGAGGACGCGAAGAAGCTCGCCGAAGCGGTGCGCGCGAAGGAGAAGGGACACCCAGGCGCATCAATCGTGGCCGCGCGGTTGCTCCGGCGCGCGAAGGACGAGGCCGGCGCAAAAGCTGCGTTGGAAGAAGCGGTGGCAGCGAACCCCGAAGACGGGCGCGTGCTGTTGGAATTCGGCAAGCTTCTGTTTGAGTTGAAGGACTACGACAAAGCTGCTGCAACTTTCGAGAACGGACTCAAGTTTGCGCCGGGCGAAGCCGATTGGCTCGAACAACTCGTGCGCGTTTACGACACCGCCAAGAAGCCCGACGAGCTCGCCCGCGTGCTTTCGGAACGGATCGTTGCGAACCCGGACGACATCGCGCTGCACATTCGGCTCGCCAAACTGCACGCGAACGCGAACCGGCCGCAACTCGCCGAGAGCGTCGCGCGCCGGGCGCTATACATCGACGTACTGAATACCGAGGCCAGGGACGTGCTCATCGCCGCACTAGACACTCAGAAAAAGACCGCCGAGATCGAAGCCCTTCGCAAGCGCTACGAGTGA
- a CDS encoding FmdB family zinc ribbon protein produces MPLYVYEVVLADGTGGEQFEVFQKMSDAPLATHPETSEPVRRVFTEANAPRAWTDTQGKAAVSDKNLASRGFTKYVKTDKGTYEKAAGTGPKKIQRK; encoded by the coding sequence ATGCCGTTGTACGTGTACGAAGTGGTTCTCGCGGACGGGACCGGGGGCGAGCAGTTCGAGGTGTTTCAGAAGATGTCCGACGCCCCGCTCGCGACGCACCCGGAAACCAGTGAACCGGTGCGCCGCGTGTTCACCGAGGCCAACGCGCCGCGTGCTTGGACCGACACGCAGGGCAAGGCCGCGGTCAGCGACAAGAACCTCGCGTCGCGGGGCTTCACCAAGTACGTGAAGACCGATAAGGGCACTTACGAGAAGGCCGCCGGGACCGGGCCGAAGAAGATTCAGCGCAAGTAG
- a CDS encoding acetylserotonin O-methyltransferase gives MTTRNESAPPLSTGTAMNSQGPSPVLFFDTISAFQRSEALRAAIELDLFTHIAAGQTSVDQLAQSCQAAPRGVRILADYLTILGFLRKQNGRYELTPDTNTFLNRQSPAYLGGVTEFLLTPQLKECFAHLTAAVRRGGTAVSAEGTVSHDNPIWVAFARAMGPIMQLPAKLLAGLVGGNQQQPLRVLDVAAGHGLFGLAVAESYPRAHITALDWANVLAVANENAKRAGFADRYALLPGSAFDTDWGGPYDVVLLTNFLHHFDADTCTKLAAKVHAALAPNGRAITLEFIPDADRVNPPGTATFALTMLATTARGDAYTFAEYERIFAQAGFARNEFHALPPTTQQAVVSYKQ, from the coding sequence ATGACGACTCGCAATGAGTCCGCTCCGCCCCTCTCGACAGGAACCGCAATGAACTCACAAGGCCCGTCTCCCGTACTGTTTTTTGATACGATCAGCGCCTTCCAACGGTCCGAGGCACTTCGGGCCGCGATCGAACTCGACCTGTTTACTCACATTGCTGCCGGGCAGACCAGTGTCGACCAACTCGCGCAATCCTGCCAGGCGGCTCCGCGTGGGGTTCGCATTCTGGCCGACTATCTCACCATCCTCGGATTTCTCCGCAAACAAAACGGCCGGTACGAACTGACGCCCGATACGAACACGTTCCTCAACCGCCAGTCGCCCGCGTACCTCGGTGGTGTCACCGAGTTCCTGCTCACGCCCCAACTGAAGGAGTGCTTTGCACACCTGACGGCCGCGGTTCGACGCGGGGGAACGGCGGTTTCGGCCGAGGGGACCGTTTCGCACGACAACCCGATCTGGGTCGCGTTCGCTCGCGCGATGGGGCCGATCATGCAACTTCCGGCCAAATTGCTGGCCGGGTTGGTGGGTGGGAACCAACAACAACCGCTGCGCGTGCTCGACGTGGCCGCGGGTCACGGACTGTTCGGCCTCGCGGTTGCGGAGAGTTACCCACGTGCCCACATTACTGCACTGGACTGGGCGAACGTGCTCGCGGTGGCGAACGAGAACGCGAAGCGGGCCGGATTCGCCGATCGTTATGCGTTGCTCCCTGGAAGCGCGTTCGACACCGATTGGGGCGGTCCTTACGATGTCGTGCTTCTGACGAATTTCCTCCACCACTTCGACGCCGACACGTGTACGAAACTGGCAGCGAAAGTACACGCAGCGCTGGCCCCGAACGGGCGCGCGATCACGCTGGAATTCATCCCCGACGCCGATCGAGTCAACCCACCCGGTACGGCCACGTTCGCGCTCACGATGCTCGCGACCACAGCCCGCGGGGACGCCTACACGTTCGCGGAATACGAGCGGATCTTCGCTCAAGCGGGGTTCGCGCGAAACGAGTTCCACGCACTCCCACCGACAACGCAACAGGCCGTCGTGTCGTACAAGCAGTGA
- a CDS encoding metallophosphoesterase family protein: MTHSQNSPIDTDGIDRRGMLECMAWVGTGLVWSVTGGIASSRAFGRPAALDKKATFTFVQISDSHLGFGKEPYKDVAATLKATVAKINALPEPPAFVLHTGDLTHLAKPEEFDAVAEILKGVKAGAVGYVPGEHDFDGDGNKEYLKRYGKNTQGLGWYSFDNKGVHFIGLVNVADAKSGSGAGGLGVIGKEQLEWLKKDLAGLKDSTPIVVFAHVPLWTVHEKWGWGTRDSEQALDMLKRFGSVTVLNGHIHQVLQKVEGKVTFHTARSTAFPQSEPGKGTPGPVRDLPAGKLKSVLGLTTVSYVENPGSLAIVDSTLE, translated from the coding sequence ATGACACATTCCCAGAATTCACCGATTGACACCGACGGGATCGACCGCCGGGGCATGCTCGAGTGCATGGCGTGGGTCGGCACCGGGCTCGTCTGGTCCGTGACCGGCGGCATCGCATCGTCGCGTGCGTTCGGGCGCCCGGCCGCACTGGACAAGAAGGCAACGTTCACGTTCGTTCAAATCAGCGACAGCCACCTCGGGTTCGGCAAGGAGCCGTACAAGGACGTGGCCGCGACCCTCAAGGCGACCGTCGCCAAGATCAACGCACTGCCCGAACCGCCCGCGTTCGTGCTCCACACCGGCGATCTCACGCACCTCGCCAAGCCCGAAGAGTTCGACGCGGTGGCCGAGATCCTCAAGGGCGTAAAGGCCGGTGCGGTGGGCTACGTGCCCGGCGAACACGACTTCGATGGCGACGGGAACAAGGAGTACCTGAAGCGCTACGGCAAGAACACGCAGGGGCTCGGGTGGTACAGCTTCGACAACAAGGGCGTCCACTTCATCGGTCTGGTGAACGTGGCCGACGCTAAATCGGGCAGCGGGGCCGGCGGGCTTGGGGTGATCGGCAAGGAGCAACTCGAGTGGCTGAAGAAGGATCTGGCCGGGCTGAAGGACAGTACACCGATTGTGGTGTTCGCCCACGTGCCACTCTGGACCGTTCACGAGAAGTGGGGTTGGGGGACGCGCGACTCGGAACAGGCCCTCGACATGCTCAAGCGGTTCGGGTCGGTCACGGTGCTCAACGGGCACATCCACCAAGTGCTGCAAAAGGTGGAGGGGAAGGTGACGTTCCACACGGCCCGATCGACGGCGTTCCCGCAATCGGAACCCGGTAAGGGCACCCCCGGGCCGGTTCGGGATCTGCCCGCCGGAAAGCTGAAAAGCGTTCTCGGGCTGACCACCGTGTCCTACGTCGAGAACCCCGGCTCGCTCGCGATCGTCGACTCCACTCTCGAATGA
- a CDS encoding DNA topoisomerase 2-like domain-containing protein codes for MAQQMITLEEAAERLGISPEEMKKRLKTDPEFKKLSQIRDGSTVRFKVSAIDELGRQLGLASEDGLPLAMQELDPPGSDDFKVKVPDRSPKKSADDDLPLDLGNADDEVFSLTEEPKPAPPKSGKIAPKAPKNMSDSSHGSSDSDVRLDSGKIKKVKAPEPKSDEAAIPTEEIALDFGGPGSAVIKGGSSAKLSAPKSGNSSGKLDPSKSKAGKSGKPPVENDSSEFELSLDADSDDFDLQMNPDADEVDLGSLPKGKSGSDKRSSASGINLSDPADSGISLEKNKKKVEEDSDESDVDFELSLDSSAVSSSTKLGAPKSGKLVLDSDSDSEFELTLDDSGGSLEQAALESEALAEEDKGDIFETDFEIPSMPDESGSEAVALESDTDLEKSDFELEMADSDVAEVSGEESGSEVVLLEDEEEARPKAKGKPQAKGKKRPVVEDDADVDLADDSATDESDASVSKALRGAKSGRRGSSDSVDEEFVATKPWGIVPVLFLAPALLFTLVGALMGFELLQTTLGYQQPRKPAAPIVRGLATQLDMELRDQ; via the coding sequence ATGGCGCAGCAGATGATTACGCTCGAGGAAGCCGCGGAACGACTCGGCATCTCCCCCGAGGAGATGAAGAAGCGGCTCAAGACCGACCCCGAGTTCAAAAAACTCAGTCAGATCCGCGACGGGTCCACCGTGCGGTTCAAGGTATCCGCCATCGACGAACTCGGGCGCCAGCTCGGTTTGGCCAGCGAGGACGGGCTCCCGCTCGCCATGCAGGAGTTGGACCCGCCCGGCTCGGACGACTTCAAGGTGAAGGTACCCGACCGGTCACCGAAGAAGAGCGCCGACGACGATTTGCCGCTCGACCTCGGGAACGCGGACGACGAGGTGTTCTCGCTCACCGAGGAACCGAAGCCGGCCCCGCCGAAGTCCGGCAAGATCGCGCCGAAGGCTCCCAAAAACATGTCCGACAGCTCACACGGCAGCTCGGACAGTGACGTGCGCCTTGACAGCGGGAAGATCAAGAAGGTCAAAGCGCCCGAACCCAAGAGCGACGAAGCCGCGATTCCGACCGAAGAAATTGCGCTCGATTTCGGTGGCCCCGGCAGTGCAGTCATCAAGGGCGGGAGTTCGGCCAAACTGTCCGCTCCCAAGAGCGGCAACTCGTCCGGAAAACTCGACCCGAGCAAGAGCAAGGCCGGCAAATCCGGTAAGCCACCGGTGGAAAACGACAGCAGCGAGTTCGAGCTGAGCCTCGACGCGGACAGCGACGACTTCGATCTCCAGATGAACCCGGACGCCGACGAGGTAGATCTGGGCAGTTTGCCCAAGGGCAAGAGCGGGAGCGACAAACGCAGCAGCGCCAGCGGGATCAACCTCAGCGACCCGGCCGATAGTGGCATCTCGCTCGAGAAGAACAAGAAGAAGGTCGAAGAAGACAGCGACGAATCGGACGTCGACTTCGAGTTGTCGCTCGATTCGTCCGCGGTCTCGTCCAGCACCAAACTCGGCGCGCCGAAGTCGGGCAAGTTGGTGCTCGATTCCGACTCGGACAGCGAGTTCGAGTTGACGCTCGATGACTCCGGCGGTTCGCTCGAACAAGCCGCTCTGGAATCCGAGGCGCTGGCCGAAGAGGACAAGGGCGACATCTTCGAGACCGATTTCGAGATCCCCTCGATGCCGGACGAGTCCGGGTCCGAGGCGGTCGCGCTGGAGTCGGATACGGACCTCGAAAAGTCCGACTTTGAACTCGAAATGGCCGACAGCGATGTGGCCGAAGTGAGCGGCGAAGAATCCGGCAGCGAGGTCGTACTGCTCGAAGACGAAGAAGAGGCCCGACCGAAAGCGAAGGGTAAGCCCCAAGCAAAGGGGAAAAAACGGCCCGTTGTCGAAGACGACGCCGATGTCGACTTGGCCGACGATTCAGCAACCGACGAATCCGATGCCTCGGTATCCAAGGCACTTCGGGGTGCAAAGTCCGGGCGTCGTGGGTCTTCGGACTCGGTCGACGAAGAGTTCGTGGCGACCAAACCGTGGGGTATTGTCCCGGTGCTGTTCCTCGCTCCCGCGCTCCTCTTCACCCTGGTCGGCGCATTAATGGGCTTCGAGTTGCTCCAGACCACGCTGGGCTACCAGCAGCCCCGTAAACCGGCGGCTCCGATCGTGCGTGGACTTGCCACACAACTCGATATGGAACTGCGCGATCAGTAA
- a CDS encoding anti-sigma factor family protein: protein MDCRDVQRLLHSYADGELDLVHLLRIEEHLAECPECADREQSVRALRETLAGAALYHRAPDSLRARLGFTPVPESVPAPLVRRQRRTPALLVATVAGIVLVVVATLTAVVVWKRPDNSAEDRFAELVVAGHVRSLQVDHVTDVISSDQHTVKPWFRGKLDFSPQVPDFSTSGFVLSGGRLDYLTDRPVAAIVYHRRQHVINVWTWPGANGDERPVRPLKQHGFNLRTWERAGMVYWVISDLNAQELDEFVQLLRESTAPAMP, encoded by the coding sequence ATGGACTGCCGAGACGTTCAACGCCTGCTGCACTCCTACGCCGACGGCGAACTGGACTTGGTCCACCTCTTGCGAATCGAGGAGCATTTGGCCGAGTGTCCAGAGTGTGCGGACCGCGAACAGAGCGTGCGCGCGCTCCGCGAAACGCTCGCGGGGGCCGCGTTGTACCACCGCGCGCCCGATTCGCTCCGCGCCCGCTTGGGGTTCACGCCGGTACCTGAGTCCGTACCCGCACCCCTCGTTCGGCGCCAGCGCCGGACCCCCGCGCTCCTCGTCGCGACGGTGGCCGGGATCGTTCTCGTGGTGGTGGCCACGCTAACCGCTGTGGTGGTTTGGAAACGGCCGGACAATTCGGCCGAGGACCGGTTCGCGGAACTGGTGGTCGCCGGGCACGTTCGCTCGCTCCAAGTCGACCACGTGACTGACGTGATTTCTTCGGACCAGCACACGGTTAAACCCTGGTTCCGTGGAAAACTGGACTTCTCACCCCAGGTACCGGATTTTTCGACTTCGGGGTTCGTGCTATCCGGTGGGCGGCTGGACTACTTGACGGACCGCCCGGTCGCGGCGATCGTGTATCACCGACGCCAGCACGTCATCAACGTGTGGACGTGGCCGGGCGCGAACGGCGACGAACGCCCCGTGCGGCCCCTGAAGCAGCACGGTTTCAACCTGCGCACCTGGGAGCGGGCCGGAATGGTATACTGGGTGATTTCGGACTTGAACGCCCAGGAACTCGACGAGTTCGTGCAACTGCTCCGCGAATCGACAGCGCCCGCCATGCCATGA
- a CDS encoding sigma-70 family RNA polymerase sigma factor yields the protein MDADDRRRFEQVTLPHLDAAYNLARWLTRDAGAAEDVVQEAFLRAAKFFASFRGGDGRPWLLTVVRRAAYDWLRKQRAWAAVPFDEGAHDRADESLNPEHQVIRRADQQLLRRALEDLLPEFREVIVLRELEGLSYQEIAVVIGAPVGTVMSRLSRARKQLQSLLVPSPEAEG from the coding sequence TTGGATGCCGACGACCGGCGGCGCTTCGAGCAGGTGACGCTCCCGCACCTCGACGCTGCTTACAACCTCGCCCGGTGGCTCACCCGGGACGCCGGAGCCGCGGAGGACGTGGTACAGGAAGCGTTCCTGCGCGCGGCGAAGTTCTTCGCGTCGTTCCGCGGCGGGGACGGACGCCCGTGGCTCCTCACCGTGGTGCGCCGGGCCGCTTACGACTGGCTCCGGAAGCAGCGCGCGTGGGCCGCGGTGCCCTTCGACGAGGGCGCCCACGACCGCGCGGACGAGTCCCTGAACCCCGAGCACCAGGTCATCCGCCGGGCGGACCAGCAGCTCCTGCGCCGGGCGCTGGAGGACCTGCTCCCGGAGTTCCGCGAGGTGATCGTGCTGCGCGAACTGGAGGGACTCAGTTACCAGGAGATCGCGGTCGTGATCGGGGCGCCGGTGGGGACGGTCATGTCCCGGTTGTCGCGTGCGCGGAAACAGCTCCAGTCGTTGCTGGTCCCGAGTCCCGAGGCGGAGGGGTGA
- a CDS encoding sugar phosphate isomerase/epimerase family protein: protein MRSLSRRDFLAASAAVGGVALLPRLGRAAEPAELFKISLAQWSLHRALFAKKLDALKFAEITAKEYGINGVEYVNQFYKDKKKDDGYLKDLKKVADDNKVVSVLIMCDGEGNLGDPDEKKRAAAVENHKRWTEWAKFLGCHSIRVNAASDWKKGFAETQKLAADGLRKLAEFTDTLGINTIVENHGGLSSHGEWLAGVMKQVDHKRCGTLPDFGNFNIGKIEGVKETAYDRYKGVDELMPYAKGVSAKTHDFDDKGNETHTDYRKMMELVVKKYKYHGFVGIEYEGGKIGEPEGIKATKKLLETVRAELAKG from the coding sequence ATGCGTTCTCTCTCGCGTCGCGACTTCCTCGCTGCTTCCGCCGCCGTCGGCGGGGTCGCCCTCCTCCCGCGCCTGGGGCGCGCTGCTGAACCGGCCGAACTGTTCAAAATTTCGCTCGCGCAATGGTCGCTGCACCGCGCTCTCTTCGCGAAGAAGCTCGACGCGCTCAAGTTCGCCGAGATCACCGCGAAGGAGTACGGGATCAACGGCGTCGAGTACGTCAACCAGTTCTACAAGGACAAAAAGAAGGACGACGGGTACCTCAAGGATCTGAAGAAGGTCGCGGACGACAATAAGGTGGTGAGCGTCCTCATTATGTGCGACGGCGAGGGGAACCTCGGCGACCCGGACGAGAAGAAGCGCGCCGCGGCCGTCGAGAACCACAAGCGCTGGACGGAATGGGCGAAGTTCCTCGGGTGCCACAGCATCCGCGTGAACGCAGCGAGCGACTGGAAGAAGGGGTTCGCAGAAACGCAGAAGCTCGCCGCCGACGGGCTGCGCAAGCTCGCGGAGTTCACCGACACGCTCGGGATCAACACCATCGTGGAGAACCACGGCGGGCTGTCGAGCCACGGGGAGTGGCTCGCCGGTGTGATGAAGCAGGTCGACCACAAGCGCTGCGGGACGCTGCCCGACTTCGGCAACTTCAACATCGGCAAGATCGAGGGCGTGAAGGAAACCGCCTACGACCGCTACAAGGGCGTGGACGAGCTGATGCCCTACGCGAAGGGCGTTTCGGCCAAGACGCACGACTTCGACGACAAGGGGAACGAAACCCACACCGACTACCGCAAGATGATGGAACTCGTGGTGAAGAAGTACAAGTACCACGGGTTCGTCGGGATCGAGTACGAGGGCGGCAAGATCGGCGAGCCAGAGGGCATCAAGGCCACGAAGAAGCTCCTGGAAACCGTTCGCGCGGAGCTGGCGAAGGGGTAA
- a CDS encoding DUF4337 family protein — protein MANTHEHLEHAEHAEHHASDPFNQRVAVSMAIVAAILAAISMVGHRTHNKVLQLQGDSNRELGNANRVLSDANRVGTEASRAETEKSNYFAWYQSKRLRQTEYEISATMIELVPSIEPPRKDVDEDTKKKSAELGQRRAKAADDWKKRAAEYNKSNDQKDNLPDLLVRGEEASKRADKLRTEAEHIGAEATEYRKQAAEKSEEAEHVHHQADRFDIAHLSAEIGLVLCSIALLTKKRVYWFLGLAAAAVAIALTASGYMIPHHPHAPHNVPGHTAPNEQGKPH, from the coding sequence ATGGCGAACACGCACGAGCATTTGGAACACGCCGAACACGCCGAGCACCACGCCTCCGACCCGTTCAACCAGCGGGTCGCCGTTTCAATGGCTATCGTCGCCGCGATCCTCGCTGCGATCAGCATGGTGGGCCACCGAACGCACAACAAAGTGTTACAGCTTCAGGGTGACTCCAATCGAGAACTCGGTAACGCGAACCGAGTGCTTAGTGACGCGAACCGGGTCGGCACGGAAGCGTCGCGGGCCGAGACGGAGAAGAGCAATTACTTCGCGTGGTACCAGTCCAAACGCCTCCGACAAACAGAATACGAGATCTCGGCCACGATGATCGAACTCGTGCCTTCTATTGAGCCGCCGCGGAAGGACGTGGACGAGGACACGAAGAAGAAATCGGCCGAACTCGGTCAGCGCCGCGCGAAAGCCGCCGACGACTGGAAGAAGCGAGCGGCCGAGTACAATAAGTCGAACGACCAGAAAGACAACCTGCCGGACCTCCTTGTACGGGGAGAAGAAGCGAGTAAACGGGCCGACAAGTTACGAACCGAAGCCGAGCACATCGGAGCCGAGGCCACCGAATACCGCAAACAGGCCGCCGAGAAGAGCGAAGAAGCTGAACACGTTCACCACCAGGCCGACCGCTTCGATATTGCTCACCTTTCGGCGGAAATCGGGCTCGTTCTCTGCTCGATTGCGCTCCTCACCAAGAAGCGCGTGTACTGGTTCCTCGGCCTCGCAGCCGCAGCAGTGGCGATCGCGTTAACCGCATCCGGGTATATGATTCCTCACCACCCGCACGCACCGCACAACGTGCCCGGCCACACCGCTCCCAACGAACAGGGGAAACCCCACTGA
- the msrB gene encoding peptide-methionine (R)-S-oxide reductase MsrB, whose protein sequence is MAPASLPEREGKPVGGAKVVKTDAEWRAQLSPEQYRVTREHGTERSCTGAFWNTKDDGVYVCVGCDQPLFDSLTKFDSGTGWPSFKEPVAEDNVSTRTDRSHFMVRSEVLCSRCDAHLGHVFPDGPPPHGLRFCLNSAALKLVPRFAVNEKR, encoded by the coding sequence ATGGCGCCAGCCTCGCTCCCGGAGCGTGAGGGCAAGCCCGTTGGCGGCGCGAAGGTCGTGAAAACCGACGCCGAATGGCGGGCGCAACTGTCGCCGGAGCAGTACCGCGTGACCCGCGAGCACGGGACGGAACGCTCGTGTACTGGTGCGTTCTGGAACACGAAGGACGACGGCGTGTATGTATGCGTGGGCTGCGACCAACCACTGTTCGATTCGCTCACGAAGTTCGATAGCGGGACCGGCTGGCCGAGTTTCAAGGAACCGGTCGCAGAAGACAACGTGAGCACGCGGACCGATCGCAGTCACTTCATGGTGCGGTCGGAAGTGCTGTGCAGCCGGTGCGACGCGCATCTGGGGCACGTCTTCCCCGACGGCCCACCGCCGCACGGCCTCCGCTTCTGCCTGAACTCCGCGGCGCTTAAGCTCGTTCCGCGATTCGCGGTCAATGAGAAGCGATGA